The Micromonas commoda chromosome 6, complete sequence genome includes the window gtgcgccgaggcgcagagCTCGGACGGGCGGTGGAACATCTTCACCGGGCGCATGGCCTGGGACCAGCGGGCGATCACCACGGATAACCCCGAGTACGGCGGTCAGGGCaacggcggcaccggcgaggACTACGGCCCGGCGCCCAACATCGATCACACCCAAGATTGGGTGCGCAACGACATCAAGGAGTGGCTGCACTGGATGAAGAACGACATCGGGTTCGGCGGGTGGAGGTTCGATTTCGTCAAGGGGTACGCCGGTCACTTCACCGGCGAGTACGTGGGCGACACGATGCCGTACGTctccgtcggcgagcacTGGGTGTCGTGCAACTACAACCACTCGCACCTCGAGTATAACCAGGACTCGCACAGGCAGTCCACCTACGACTGGTGCAACAGCACCGGGGGTaacaccgccgccttcgactTCACCACCAAGGGGATCCTCCAGGAGGCTGTGCGGAACCGAGAGTACTGGCGCCTCAGCGACTCGCAGGGGAATCCCGCGGGCTTCTGCGGCAGCTGGCCCACGCACGCCGTCACCTTCCTCGAGAATCACGACACCGGCTCCACCCTGCAGCACTGGCCCTTCCCCACGGAGCGCTTGCCCGAGGGGTACGCGTACATCCTCACGCACCCCGGCACCCCCACGGTTTTTTACGATCACTGGAAAGATCACGCGCTCCAGGAAGACATCCAGCGGCTGATCGACATCCGCCGAAGGGTCGGGCTCAAGtgcaacgcggcggtgcagaTCCAGAAGGCTGAGGACGGCTGCTACGCGGCGCACGTGGGCCatcccgccgtcggcgtcgagcggggGGCGTGCAAGGAGATCGACATGTCCAAGCCGAGCCTGTGCATGAAGCTCGGGCCCGCGGATTGGAGCCCGAACCAGGGGCGCGTGGGGGATACCAAGTGGAAGGTCATGGCTAGCGGTGACGGGTGGGCGGTGTGGGAGAACGTTCGATTCCTCTCCGCCGAACAACGGTCTCGTtaggcgcgcggggggtggcTCGGAAGACCACACTTTTTCGCTGGATTTGGTCGAAATAATAGCCGACCAGGTGTCTGCGCGCTGAAAGGACAGCGCCGTGTCGCAATTTATTCCCACGGGGTTAACGGAGGAAACGTTTGGACCCGCGCTGGCGTGTACTCATTTTATGACTTCTTTGATAACTACGATATTCATTCATCCACACGAGGCGTCTCTCGCGATCGTTCGGATCTATCTAGCTAAAAGTTACGAAGCTTCGTAGCTATCTTCGTAACTCTCAGTAGGCCGGGCGATTTCGAGGCGGGAATAAcagggggcgcgaggggcggttGTGTTTAACTTCATCATCTGTGCATGGCCATTACAAATCAGAACAACCTATCACATTCGGCAAACCAAATCGAGCGCGGGAGCGCAAAATTTAGTAGAAGCCGaagccggaggcggcgttggtGAGCACGTTGGCGTGGACGgggtccgcgacgtgcgcctgCCAGTTGGCGATGGGGCCCTCCTGGGTGGCGAGACCCTGGAAGATGCAGCCGAGCCACGCGAACATGGAGAGGCGGCAGtgcttgagctccttgatcttgagctcctcgaggtcaccggactcggcgaggccgaggggGTCGAAGCGGCCACCGGGGGACACGTCACCGAcggtgagctcgtcgaagacGGGGTCGGAGAGGCCGGTGCGGtaagcctcggcgaggccgacgaggacgacctcgatggcgaggacggcCCAGAAGGAGGGGTAGCCGGAgccctcgggggcgaggggagcgacggcgccggggaacttgtccgcgacggcggtgcagTCGTCGGGGGTGCAGAGGGTACCGGCGGTGAACCAGGGGATGCCGGTGCCGTTCTCGGCGGCCCAGGCACCGGTCACGCCGAGCATCGCCCAGCGGCCGTGGATGACCTCACGCTCGGCGTTCTTCTCGGAGCCGAAGGGGATGATGGGGgactcgccgccaccggggTAGGTGCCGAACTCGGGGTAGATGTCGGCCTTGATGACCTTGGACACAGACTTGGCCTGATGATGCGAGGAAGACGGAGGGAAGGGGAGCGTCCGGTAAGTGTTTGTTCGGGGTTGCGGGGCGAAGATATTTTCCATCCCGAACGATCACGGAAcagggtccgcgccgagggtttCGAGCCATGCCGCCGGCTGCGACGCGAGAAAGTGTACAAGCGCGAGACGCTCGTATCGATTCTCTCGGTCCCATCGCCGGATACATCGCCCTcagcgcgccaccgcgccgagggaaCCCGAGTAATCCTTCGGCGAAAAAACGATAATCTGCCGCAAACCGGCATCTCCGctcaacggcgacgcgcgtcgtcgtcgtgtgcGATGCTCACCTGGATCTTGGTCGCCTTgagggccgcgacggagccggtGAAAGAGGAGGCAATGCAGGCCATTTTAGAAGTTTGTGTGTTTGGTGTTTGTTCAAAGAACGTGTGCGGGAAtggcgccgggtccgcgatCGGGGGACGACTTCACCCAGAATCTGACTCGTTTCGTGTCCAACCGGGGAGGCGCTCTCGTGGGAAAGGAATCGCGAAAAGCTGGCTCGACACGAACGCACATTCAAACTACGATGCATAGGAGAAAGTCGTCCACAATTCCCCGCGATTTGGAATTCCTAACGCACATTTCCAAAAAAGTGCCTGCCAGCTCGGATGAATCTCATTGGTCGTCCACCCGAGCGAATATCAGCGTCCAATGAGAAACGACCGAAACCGGGGGATTCCTCCGGGCAACCGCTCTGTACCGCCAGACGCGATTTTTTCCGCTCAACTGTCCAAAACAGAATCGAGATTGCCAGTGATCGGCGACGATTCGCCTGCTGCGGCCAATCAGCGCGAGGTATTTGattcccccgcgccggtaCTGGTCGCGGAACGAATCCGGTTCGTACGTAACGGGGTTGCGATGGCTTTGTTTCGCCATCTTTCGCACACGTTCTTCTTGAACACCACCTAAAACACACTCAACAAAAATGGCCTGCATTGCCTCCTCCTTCaccggctccgtcgccgccctcaaGGCGACCAAGATCCAGGTGCGTTTACCCTCCGGACGtcccggacgcgcccgtTTACGGCGGCGCATTTGCCGGATTTCCGATTTCCCGCATTCGAGCCGATCCGACGCCGGAGAACGCGCcactgacgacgacgccccgctcCTTCTTCCAAATATCAGGCCAAGTCTGTGTCCAAGGTCATCAAGGCCGACATCTACCCCGAGTTCGGCACCTAccccggtggcggcgagtcCCCCATCATCCCCTTCGGCTCCGAGAAGAACGCCGAGCGTGAGGTCATCCACGGCCGCTGGGCGATGCTCGGCGTGACCGGTGCCTGGGCCGCCGAGAACGGCACCGGCATCCCCTGGTTCACCGCCGGTACCCTCTGCACCCCCGACGActgcaccgccgtcgcggacaagttccccggcgccgtcgctcccctcgcccccgagggcTCCGGCTACCCCTCCTTCTGGgccgtcctcgccatcgaggtcgtcctcgtcggcctcgccgaggcttaCCGCACCGGCCTCTCCGACCCCgtcttcgacgagctcaccgTCGGTGACGTGTCCCCCGGTGGCCGCTTCGACcccctcggcctcgccgagtccggtgacctcgaggagctcaagatcaaggagctcaagcaCTGCCGCCTCTCCATGTTCGCGTGGCTCGGCTGCATCTTCCAGGGTCTCGCCACCCAGGAGGGCCCCATCGCCAACTGGcaggcgcacgtcgcggacccCGTCCACGCCAACGTGCTCaccaacgccgcctccggcttCGGCTTCTACTAAATTCCCAGCCCCCCATCGGGTCTGAGAGTTTTGTAGGTTGGGTATGTTGTACCAGTTGTAGCTAGCTGAGTGACTTTGTAGTTGGAGGTTAGCAGCACGCACGAAACGCCTTTCATCTCCGGTCGAGCCACTCCGGGTCCTTCCCACGCCGCGGATTTTGTAGCGGGACAAAATAGACCCTCGTTTCGCGATTCAACGAACCCAAAAAAAAAGAATGTGCCGAAAAACAGACCCGGCTCCACTTGATCAACGGGAGCTCGAAAAATCAGTGTAACCTCCGCTGCCCAGGCCGCGGGAGGTCGACCGTATGGAGCTCCAGTCAGGATTGGTGCGTTTTTCGCGCGgcatcgcccccgcgggcgccactggcgacgatgcgcgcgtcccgcgacgacgagcggtgGACCTCGGTCCCGTTGCTCGATTCGGatgacggcgcggcggcggcgcggcgccacgCCCGCGGTCGCACCGGGCGatgggtcgcggcgggcgcggcggtgggcgcgatagcgctcgtgctcgtcgcggcgctcgcgctcaccgatcccgcgcggcgtcgcggggtcgcaacgagcgacgcggcgcctaaacccgcgacgcgcgcgaacgcggcgcacgccgcgacgctgggacgaacgtcgtcgtcggacgcgaacgatgatggacgcgcggggcatctcgccgcgcgtcggcgccgctcgccgcgcgatgcgccgctctccgccgcgcgcgtcgtccccggcgtaGGATCCGGCGTGGGCGAGAACGAGATGGTGACGCTCgtggacctcgacgacctcgacgaggagaccGGCGAGAAGAGCGAGGCGCAACGGGGATGGAGGAAGGGCGATGAACGGTGGCTAAAGCCCTCCACCATCGAGgcgcacgtccacgccgccgacgacgagctcaccaacgagttcctcgacgagctaccgacgcgcgtcccggcgcacgccatcgccgaggtgAAGTGGGCCAAGTTCGACGAAACGAGAGACAGGGTGctgccgcccgcggacgtcggaTCGTACGCGGGGGAGGAGATCGACTGGACGGTGGTGcgggagaagaaggcggcggcggcgggagcagcggcggagggcgcgaagCAGAACGAGCGCATTCGGCTCATCGTCGAGTCCGAGCGCCTGGCGGCTGAGCAGGCGAGGTGGTCAGACTCGACGTACggaagcgccgcgccgagcgggtCGTTCATCCTGGCGCCCATATGCCTCGCGGTGGTGTCCAGCGTGGTCGTCATCGCGGTGCTGCTGGTCCGAAACCGCGGGCCGTACGGGGTGGACGGAAaaggcggtgacgacggcggcgacatggGCGGACACGTACGCGAAGACGATCGGCGAGTTCGGGGATCCGAAGGGGAGTCGATCCTCGGAGAGACGGATGGAGGATCGAAGGGCTCGGACCGGGACGTGGAGAGCGGGGACGTTCGTCTTGGAGGTATCATCGGGGaagggggcgacgcgaaccgtcgttcgatggacggcgccgagtcgtcctccgtcgcggactcGCACTCCTTTGCCAATTacggcgcgacgaagaatcatcatcatcatcatcatcatcatcatcacgGGGGCGGTCGGAATTCCGACGCGGCTAACCTGCGCGGGCTGATGGCGGGATTCGGCTCGAGGAACACCGCGATGGACCGGCTCATCGACGACAGCAggagcgacgtcgcgccgtccgAGGCGCCCAGCACGGTGTTCGAGATTAATCCCCCGCGGTGGGTGGCGAGGAtgttcggcgccggggggccGAGAGATTCCGGCAActccgcggtgggcgtcgaggaggcggccgtcgcggcggcgctcgagcgcggtaactccagccgcggcgagtcggtgttcagcgccgcggacttctccgacgcggaggcgtacGCGTACGCGATGCGCCTCCGATCGGGGACGAAAAGTTACCCCCGCGGGAAACCTCATTCACAACCCGGTCATCCTCAtcacgcgaacgcgccggcggcggacgggacggggcgcgcgagcgcggcggggcgggcggtcgcgacgagcgcgcacgcgagcgcgttcgccgcgccgccgccgccgcacctacagtcgaggtccgcgggcggcggcggcggcggcgcggcggcggcggcggcgggggggagtgggaagccgccgaggccgtttgtcggcgccgcgatggccggcgcgggccgGCCGGTGCCCCCGgatcgaccgccgcggatcgtcaagtcgacgacgcggttcctgtgacgagcgcgttcacgcgacgcgttcgttcTTAGCGGTTGTAAAGAGGCGGTTACATATGAAGAGGCGTACCTGGTGGTGGAGAAACTCGCTGAAAACTCGTCGCGTTCCTTTTCCGGCCCCGCGGGTTAACAATCGTGAATTTGGAATTTTGATCCGAGCTGGCGCCCCAGAGACCGAGGCGCGCACCGCGCTTCGGGAgtcgccgcgatgtcctTCCGCGTCTTCGCTCGCagggcgatcgccgcgaccgcctgCGCGGGCGTCGGAGCGGCCGCCTACCCCTTCGTCtccgcgccgttcccgcgGGCGCTGCAGGAATcatcgaacgcgtcgccccgggAGAGGCTGGTGGTCCTCGGCAGCGGCtggggcgcggtggcgctcctCAAGAACATCGACCCGACCCTGTacgacgtctccgtcgtATCCCCGCGCAACTTCTTCCTCAACACCCCGCTCCTGCCGGGCGTCACCGTGGGAaccgtcgaggcgcgctcGCTCATCGAGCccgtgcgcgcgctcctcccgggAAAACCCGGAGATGCCTCCTTCttcgaggcggccgcgatcgccgtcgaccccgtcgcgcgaACCGTGCGGTGCAAAGACGAGTCCGaagtcaccgccgcgaacccggAGTTTACCCTCCCGTACGAcaagctcgtcgtcgcggtgggcgcACCCCCCAACACCTTCGGCACCCCGGGCGTCCGCGAACACGCCAAATTCTTAaaggaggtggacgacgccatcgacatTCGGCGCAAGCTCGCGGACCTCTTCGAGACCGCGTCCCTTCCCGGGgtcccggaggaggagcagcgCAAGATGCTGTCGGTGCTCGTCGTGGGGGGCGGGCCGACGGGGGTcgagttcgccgcggagcttcACGACTTTctccgcgaggacgtcccGCGACTCTACCCGGCGCTCAGAGATAAGATCTCAATCACCGTGGTGCAGTCCGCGGATCACATCCTCAACACGTACGACGCGCGCATCAGCAAGTACGCCGAGGAAAAGTTTAAACGAGACGGGATTCGGATCCTGACGAAccgacgcgtcaccgacgtTTCGcaggcgcacgcgtccgtgATGTGTAAGAAGACAAAGAAAATTGAGAAGATCCCGTTTGGGGTTTGCGTGTGGTCCACCGGCCTCGGCACCGCCCCGCTCGTCCGCtccatcatcgccgccgcggggcagccgccgcgacgcagggCGGTGAGCGTCGACAAGTACCTCCAGGTGAGGGGTTTAGAGCCGAGGGGAAGCGTTTTGGCTTTGGGCGATTGCGCCGACGTGAAATCCAAAgcggccgccggcggggagCTCCTGGACAAGGCGGACGAGCTGTTCaagcgcgccgacgtggacaaGAACGGGACGGTGGACAAGGACGAGTTCGTGAACATCCTCAAGACGCTGGAGGAGTCGTACCCGCAGATCGCGACGCTGacgaagggcgccgcggatgggATGTTACACGACATCCTTAGTAAGTTtgacgaagacggcgacgggagtctggaccgccgcgagttccgccgcgcgatggccgaggCGGACTCGCGGCTCGCCTCGCACCCGGCCACCGCGCAGGTGGCGAACCAGCAGGGCGAGTACCTCGCCAGGGAGCTCAACGCGCAGGGAAGGGCGAGGCGTGCCGGCGTCGAAgatccggcgccgacgaggccgtTTGAGTACGTTCACCTCGGTtcgttcgcgacgctcgggggCGAGCAGGCGGCGTTGGACACGAGCGGGAGCCCGCTGCCCGGCGACTTCGTGAGCCAGGGCATCGGGACGATGGTACTGTGGTACGGCGTGTACTTCAGCAACTGCGTGTCGTGGAGAAACAAGGCGATGGTGGTGTTGGACTGGACGAAAAAAGGCGTGTGGGGACGGGACTCGAGTCGCGTGTGATGACTCGAGTGACGACTCGCGTGAGCAGCCGTTGTACATACAAACGCCCTGACGTCTAACCCGTCACTACGTCGCCCTCAGTCGAACgtggcgtcgcacgcgtccctGTTGTCCAGGGaacacgcggcggcgcccccggccTCTTCGGCTTCCATTCGTCTCCGTCGAAGCTCCAGCACCTCCGTCAGGGAACCCCGGCCGGTGACCTCCATCCGTCGCTCCGCCCAGAAGTCGTACGCcttgttcgccgccgcgagcagcgcgggcACCTTCGCGAACGCGTACACCCATCCCAGCcccacggcggcgtacgcgcgtTCGAacacctcgacgccggtgatgacgtcgccgttgGGCTCGATGCCGTGAATCGTGCTCATCGCTGTCGCGAACTCGATGCCGCGGTTGGCGCTCGGGTCgtaccgcgccgacgcgatgtcCACGAGGTCCAGCTTTCCTCGCCCGGCGTCCTTGCGACGGAGGAAGtccacctcgcgcacgcAAAGCGGGCAGTCGCCGTCGTACAACACGCGCACGTCCCACGTTATCTTCGAGGCGTCCCAgggagcgcctccgccggtgacgcgtgacgcgtccgcgggagcgggcgcggcgaaggcgcgaacgccgccgcggagacggcggcgcgcgacaacgatgccggcgcggggcgcgagcgcgaggtgccGGGCCAGCGAAGCCCGCATGCCGTGCGGTTGTGTGTgagcgccggcggccgcatgcgagcgacgacgtggacaaACAAAAAAACTAAACGTGGGGCTCTGGTTTCTTCCTTCCATCGTCACGCCGCTATGATATCTTCCCGTCGCGTCACTCCCCCTTCCACGACACAAACTTGGCGAAGTGGTCGATGAACGCGctgccggcgtcgacgcccttcACGCGCCCAACCTCCCCGAGCGTTTGACGCATGCTCGGCCGATCCATGCTCGCATCCATCCATCGCGCCAGCCGATGCAGACCCATCTCCTCAACCGCCGCGTGCAGCCTGAACCCGCGGTAGTGACCCAGCGCCACGCTGAGACGCGGGAGCATCGTGCTCGTCAGCACCTCCGCCATCGAGTACTTCGCCCCGAGCACGAACGGCCCGTCGGATTGGCCTTTGTCTCGGCCGGTAGTAGTCTGCGCAATCTCCAGGCACCGCTCGCATTTGCGAAGAACGGATCGAAGGTCATCCAGCGCGGAGTCCACGTCGGATTGGCTCGTAGCGCGCAGCGCTCTGAAGAACGGCGGCCCCACCGCGAACGTCTCGCACCAGAGACCTACTTTATACTGTTCCGCGGGCGTGGCCGGCAGGAGGTCGGCGCCGGAGGATTtgaacgcctcggcgacgtagGTGGCGCACAACGCGGATTCGAtcatggcgacgccgtcgtggaTGAGGATGGGAACCTTGGCGACGGATCCGGCGTCGGGTGACGCGACTCCGTACGCGGCGATCATGTCCGGCTGCTTGTCGTTgaggtcgacggcgcgcatcTCGAAGTCGACCTCCTtctccacgagcgcgagccacGCCTTGTGCGCGAACGGGCACGTCGGGGCGATGTACGCGACTGGCTTGCCCGACCCTTGCGCGGCGATCCCTtgcgtggacgacgacgacgacgacggctgcTTTGTGGGCGCGTAGcgggtggcgacgagggaggagCCGTGGACGAGGTCCTCcggcgcgatgcccgcggcgacggggacgccgcccgcggccgcgcccgaggcgggcGGAACGTGCGAGGGGGTATCCCTCGTGGACGTCAACGACGATCCGTgcacgaggtcgtcgccgacgatgccggagtgccgcgctcccgccgcggcgtggacgcggacggggccCCGGGGGGGGGAGCGGCGagtcgcgcggtgcgcgatGAAGACGTGGGGCGCGGTGAAGACGCGGGAtacggccgcggcgctcatggtcgcgacgtcggcggcgcggtgtcgGAGCGTGTGCGATTATCAATCGTGACGAAACGCGGAAagggcggccgcgcggggtgggCCTCGGTTCTATTTGCGGTTAGCGTTTTTACCCGATCCTAACTGGCCGCGCGTGCGATTCGCGCTGGATTGTCGTGGGGGGGAACTTTTCGTGACTGACGCTCCGTTGAAGGTTTTGATCAGCGCGGGATGGGAAACAACTTTTCGCCTCCCGCAGATGCTGACTCGATCCCGTCCCAGCAGTCACCGTCACAGTCCGCCCACGAAAGACGAATAAAAAACCAGAAAGGACGAATCAAAAGAATCCGACTATCCGATGATCCCAAACCGCTATCCACACGGTCGAAATCCTCAGTGCGCTTCACTCGAACGCCCCGCGGTACGTGGTAGACGCTCCGCGATTCGACGTTATCACCGGTATTCGAGGCGACAGATACGCGAAAGATAAGATGAATCGTCTCGGCGCGCTCAAGAGCGCCTCGGGGTCGCACGGCTCCTACGTCGACCTGACCAAGTTCGAGGTTCAGGAGAAGCACGTCCTCGAGAACCTCAGCGAGAGCAACCTGCAGTcgctggcggcggacgcTCCCGCGAACCACAAGTTCAAGACGAGGATCGTGTGCACCCTCGGGCCGGTGTCGAGGGACGTGcccaagctcgaggagatgCTGAGGAAGGGGATGAACATCGCGCGCTTCAACTTCTCGCACGGCAGCCACGAGTACCACCAGGAGACCCTCGACAATCTCAGGATCGCGAGCAAGAACACCGGCATCCGATGCGGCGTGCTCCTCGACACCAAGGGACCGGAGATTCGCACCGGCATGCTCGACCACGGCGAACCGGTATTTCTGGAGAAGGACTCCGAGGTGAAGCTCACCACGGACTACGCCACCATCGGCAACAagaacctcgtcgccgtgtccTACCCCTCGCTCGCTAGGGACGTAGCTCCCGGATCGCAGATCCTCTGCGCCGACGGCTCGATCACCTTCACCGTGCTCTCGTGCGACGTGGACAACGGCACCGTACA containing:
- the AMY4 gene encoding glycoside hydrolase family 13 protein (candidate a-amylase), whose translation is MGEGAEIMLQGFNWESCNSGVKWHNVIANEARSIRDAGFTAVWLPPPTKSVSDQGYLPSDLYNLNSFYGSEGELRGCIRALKDVGVCPVADIVINHRCAEAQSSDGRWNIFTGRMAWDQRAITTDNPEYGGQGNGGTGEDYGPAPNIDHTQDWVRNDIKEWLHWMKNDIGFGGWRFDFVKGYAGHFTGEYVGDTMPYVSVGEHWVSCNYNHSHLEYNQDSHRQSTYDWCNSTGGNTAAFDFTTKGILQEAVRNREYWRLSDSQGNPAGFCGSWPTHAVTFLENHDTGSTLQHWPFPTERLPEGYAYILTHPGTPTVFYDHWKDHALQEDIQRLIDIRRRVGLKCNAAVQIQKAEDGCYAAHVGHPAVGVERGACKEIDMSKPSLCMKLGPADWSPNQGRVGDTKWKVMASGDGWAVWENVRFLSAEQRSR
- the LHCP2.2 gene encoding prasinophyte specific chlorophyll a/b-binding protein, chloroplast precursor, coding for MACIASSFTGSVAALKATKIQAKSVSKVIKADIYPEFGTYPGGGESPIIPFGSEKNAEREVIHGRWAMLGVTGAWAAENGTGIPWFTAGTLCTPDDCTAVADKFPGAVAPLAPEGSGYPSFWAVLAIEVVLVGLAEAYRTGLSDPVFDELTVGDVSPGGRFDPLGLAESGDLEELKIKELKHCRLSMFAWLGCIFQGLATQEGPIANWQAHVADPVHANVLTNAASGFGFY
- the LHCP2.3 gene encoding prasinophyte specific chlorophyll a/b-binding protein (ChloroP and Target P did not predict cTP but signalP gave a 23 aa cTP; putitave chloroplast precursor), coding for MACIASSFTGSVAALKATKIQAKSVSKVIKADIYPEFGTYPGGGESPIIPFGSEKNAEREVIHGRWAMLGVTGAWAAENGTGIPWFTAGTLCTPDDCTAVADKFPGAVAPLAPEGSGYPSFWAVLAIEVVLVGLAEAYRTGLSDPVFDELTVGDVSPGGRFDPLGLAESGDLEELKIKELKHCRLSMFAWLGCIFQGLATQEGPIANWQAHVADPVHANVLTNAASGFGFY
- a CDS encoding predicted protein, yielding MRASRDDERWTSVPLLDSDDGAAAARRHARGRTGRWVAAGAAVGAIALVLVAALALTDPARRRGVATSDAAPKPATRANAAHAATLGRTSSSDANDDGRAGHLAARRRRSPRDAPLSAARVVPGVGSGVGENEMVTLVDLDDLDEETGEKSEAQRGWRKGDERWLKPSTIEAHVHAADDELTNEFLDELPTRVPAHAIAEVKWAKFDETRDRVLPPADVGSYAGEEIDWTVVREKKAAAAGAAAEGAKQNERIRLIVESERLAAEQARWSDSTYGSAAPSGSFILAPICLAVVSSVVVIAVLLVRNRGPYGVDGKGGDDGGDMGGHVREDDRRVRGSEGESILGETDGGSKGSDRDVESGDVRLGGIIGEGGDANRRSMDGAESSSVADSHSFANYGATKNHHHHHHHHHHGGGRNSDAANLRGLMAGFGSRNTAMDRLIDDSRSDVAPSEAPSTVFEINPPRWVARMFGAGGPRDSGNSAVGVEEAAVAAALERGNSSRGESVFSAADFSDAEAYAYAMRLRSGTKSYPRGKPHSQPGHPHHANAPAADGTGRASAAGRAVATSAHASAFAAPPPPHLQSRSAGGGGGGAAAAAAGGSGKPPRPFVGAAMAGAGRPVPPDRPPRIVKSTTRFL
- a CDS encoding predicted protein, whose product is MSFRVFARRAIAATACAGVGAAAYPFVSAPFPRALQESSNASPRERLVVLGSGWGAVALLKNIDPTLYDVSVVSPRNFFLNTPLLPGVTVGTVEARSLIEPAAAIAVDPVARTVRCKDESEVTAANPEFTLPYDKLVVAVGAPPNTFGTPGVREHAKFLKEVDDAIDIRRKLADLFETASLPGVPEEEQRKMLSVLVVGGGPTGVEFAAELHDFLREDVPRLYPALRDKISITVVQSADHILNTYDARISKYAEEKFKRDGIRILTNRRVTDVSQAHASVMCKKTKKIEKIPFGVCVWSTGLGTAPLVRSIIAAAGQPPRRRAVSVDKYLQVRGLEPRGSVLALGDCADVKSKAAAGGELLDKADELFKRADVDKNGTVDKDEFVNILKTLEESYPQIATLTKGAADGMLHDILSKFDEDGDGSLDRREFRRAMAEADSRLASHPATAQVANQQGEYLARELNAQGRARRAGVEDPAPTRPFEYVHLGSFATLGGEQAALDTSGSPLPGDFVSQGIGTMVLWYGVYFSNCVSWRNKAMVVLDWTKKGVWGRDSSRV
- a CDS encoding predicted protein gives rise to the protein WDVRVLYDGDCPLCVREVDFLRRKDAGRGKLDLVDIASARYDPSANRGIEFATAMSTIHGIEPNGDVITGVEVFERAYAAVGLGWVYAFAKVPALLAAANKAYDFWAERRMEVTGRGSLTEVLELRRR
- a CDS encoding predicted protein, with the protein product MSAAAVSRVFTAPHVFIAHRATRRSPPRGPVRVHAAAGARHSGIVGDDLVHGSSLTSTRDTPSHVPPASGAAAGGVPVAAGIAPEDLVHGSSLVATRYAPTKQPSSSSSSTQGIAAQGSGKPVAYIAPTCPFAHKAWLALVEKEVDFEMRAVDLNDKQPDMIAAYGVASPDAGSVAKVPILIHDGVAMIESALCATYVAEAFKSSGADLLPATPAEQYKVGLWCETFAVGPPFFRALRATSQSDVDSALDDLRSVLRKCERCLEIAQTTTGRDKGQSDGPFVLGAKYSMAEVLTSTMLPRLSVALGHYRGFRLHAAVEEMGLHRLARWMDASMDRPSMRQTLGEVGRVKGVDAGSAFIDHFAKFVSWKGE